From a region of the Actinomadura luzonensis genome:
- a CDS encoding alpha/beta hydrolase, which produces MSKPVLEPAAQAFADATAQPPYLFQLPPDEGRKAVDEAQAGPVDLPAVDEEWVTVPGGPTGEVKARIVRPAGLAGDLPVIIYLHGAGWVFGNAHTHDRLVRELATGAGAAVVFPEYDLSPEHRYPVAIEQNWTVARWIVTEGAGKGLDPARIAVAGDSVGGNMTAALTLMAKERGGLELRQQVLFYPVTDASFDTGSYHEFAEGYFLRRDGMQWFWDQYTTDEAQRAEITASPLRATDAQLAGLPPALVITAEADVLRDEGEAYAARLRAAGVPVTAVRFQGVIHDFVMLNAMRETYAAGAAIELAAGTLRKALAAR; this is translated from the coding sequence ATGAGCAAGCCCGTCCTGGAGCCGGCCGCGCAGGCCTTCGCCGACGCCACCGCGCAGCCGCCCTACCTCTTCCAGCTCCCGCCGGACGAGGGCCGCAAGGCCGTGGACGAGGCCCAGGCCGGCCCCGTCGACCTGCCCGCCGTGGACGAGGAATGGGTGACGGTCCCCGGCGGCCCCACCGGCGAGGTCAAGGCGCGCATCGTCCGCCCGGCCGGCCTCGCGGGCGACCTGCCCGTGATCATCTACCTCCACGGCGCGGGCTGGGTGTTCGGCAACGCCCACACCCACGACCGCCTGGTGCGCGAGCTCGCCACCGGCGCCGGCGCCGCCGTCGTCTTCCCCGAGTACGACCTGTCGCCCGAGCACCGCTACCCGGTCGCCATCGAGCAGAACTGGACCGTCGCCCGCTGGATCGTCACCGAGGGCGCGGGCAAGGGCCTCGACCCGGCGCGGATCGCGGTCGCCGGCGACTCCGTCGGCGGCAACATGACCGCCGCCCTCACCCTCATGGCCAAGGAGCGCGGCGGGCTGGAGCTGCGCCAGCAGGTGCTGTTCTACCCGGTGACCGACGCCTCCTTCGACACCGGCTCCTACCACGAGTTCGCCGAGGGCTACTTCCTGCGCCGCGACGGCATGCAGTGGTTCTGGGACCAGTACACCACCGACGAGGCCCAGCGCGCCGAGATCACCGCCTCGCCGCTGCGCGCCACCGACGCCCAGCTCGCCGGGCTGCCCCCGGCGCTGGTCATCACCGCCGAGGCGGACGTGCTCCGCGACGAGGGCGAGGCGTACGCCGCCCGGCTGCGCGCCGCCGGCGTGCCGGTCACCGCGGTGCGCTTCCAGGGGGTCATCCACGACTTCGTCATGCTGAACGCGATGCGGGAGACGTACGCGGCGGGCGCGGCGATCGAGCTGGCCGCCGGCACGCTCCGCAAGGCGCTCGCGGCCCGCTGA
- a CDS encoding serine/threonine-protein kinase, protein MGLLLPGDPRQLGDYWLVRRLGAGGQGVVYEGYDRAGRRVAIKALRAEFLDEGDMRSRFAKEVVAARRAASFCTARVLGADLDAPLPYIVSEYVDGPNLRRAVESGGPLDDDPLHRLAVGLATALTGIHRAGIVHRDLKPDNVLLSSDGPRLIDFGIARAGGMTLTSEGRAAAGTPAYMAPERLAGQRGGTPVDVWAWGAVLLYAASGRSPFAGDSGNDVTLMRYRVLNHRPDFSAVRRRPLRELVEAAMSLRADDRPDAATLLLRLVGGWAPKRLLPETLLTPDGLARPELLTPHGLATAAPALLAGDVSRAPDGDGNRPGDGDGDGDAAGTREFAFLRAGALTAAARAGRSFAPPRSASPVRRLEAILDGRRDDTDRLLLQGSRTAAAMGRPAVAAEPSPAELAEQVYNELDPQEREVVPRVLLRLVLPGEGADGALRTAYVHELSDPATDPRTVERVLQGFAGEGLLVRRDDVVTLAGAGLLRAWPRLRGWIEADRPGLAVHGPLSAAARLWDDHGRVPDDLYRGTALRDALTWARDGGGLLRPNSLEDAFLEASAARSRTRARRRRRTAAAMAALLALALAATAVAVARDRAGDRRRDRPPPSASPSSPRRPGPRTRPPRCCSPWPPGGWRPGPRPGLKPGLKPGPSPGPSPGPKPCPRLWRRCTPRSPSGSCACSGRRCG, encoded by the coding sequence ATGGGGCTCCTTCTACCGGGAGACCCGCGACAGCTCGGCGACTACTGGCTGGTCAGGCGTCTCGGAGCGGGCGGGCAGGGTGTTGTCTACGAGGGGTACGACCGCGCCGGGCGGCGGGTCGCGATCAAGGCGCTGCGCGCCGAGTTCCTGGACGAGGGGGACATGCGGTCCCGCTTCGCCAAGGAGGTCGTGGCGGCGCGGCGCGCGGCCTCGTTCTGCACGGCGCGCGTGCTGGGGGCCGACCTGGACGCGCCGCTGCCGTACATCGTCAGCGAGTACGTCGACGGCCCGAACCTGCGGCGCGCGGTGGAGAGCGGCGGCCCGCTCGACGACGACCCGCTGCACCGGCTGGCGGTCGGCCTGGCCACCGCGCTCACCGGAATCCACCGGGCGGGCATCGTGCACCGCGACCTCAAACCGGACAACGTGCTGCTCAGCTCCGACGGGCCGCGGCTGATCGACTTCGGCATCGCCCGCGCCGGCGGCATGACGCTGACGAGCGAGGGCCGCGCCGCCGCCGGGACGCCCGCGTACATGGCCCCGGAACGGCTCGCCGGGCAGCGCGGCGGGACGCCCGTGGACGTGTGGGCGTGGGGAGCGGTGCTGCTGTACGCGGCCAGCGGGCGCTCCCCGTTCGCGGGGGACAGCGGCAACGACGTGACGCTCATGCGCTACCGCGTGCTGAACCACCGGCCGGACTTCTCCGCGGTGCGCCGGCGACCCCTCCGGGAGCTGGTGGAGGCGGCGATGTCGCTGCGCGCCGACGACCGGCCGGACGCCGCGACGCTGCTGCTGCGGCTGGTCGGCGGCTGGGCGCCGAAGCGGCTGCTCCCGGAGACCCTGCTCACCCCGGACGGCCTGGCCAGGCCCGAGCTGCTCACCCCGCACGGCCTCGCCACCGCCGCACCCGCACTGCTCGCCGGCGACGTGAGCCGGGCGCCGGACGGTGACGGGAACCGCCCCGGGGACGGGGACGGGGACGGGGACGCGGCGGGGACGCGGGAGTTCGCGTTCCTGCGCGCCGGCGCGCTCACGGCCGCCGCCCGCGCCGGCCGCTCCTTCGCCCCGCCCCGCTCCGCGTCCCCCGTTCGCCGCCTGGAGGCGATCCTCGACGGCCGCCGGGACGACACCGACCGCCTGCTCCTCCAGGGCAGCAGGACCGCCGCCGCCATGGGCCGTCCGGCGGTGGCCGCCGAGCCCTCGCCCGCCGAGCTGGCCGAACAGGTCTACAACGAGCTGGACCCGCAGGAGCGGGAGGTCGTGCCGCGCGTCCTGCTGCGCCTGGTGCTGCCGGGGGAGGGGGCCGACGGCGCGCTGCGCACCGCGTACGTGCACGAGCTGTCCGACCCCGCCACGGACCCGCGCACGGTCGAGCGGGTGCTGCAGGGGTTCGCGGGAGAGGGCCTGCTGGTCCGGCGCGACGACGTGGTGACGCTGGCCGGGGCGGGCCTGCTGCGCGCCTGGCCGCGGCTGCGCGGCTGGATCGAGGCCGACCGGCCGGGCCTCGCCGTGCACGGCCCGCTCAGCGCGGCGGCCCGCCTGTGGGACGACCACGGCCGCGTCCCCGACGACCTGTACCGGGGCACGGCCCTGCGCGACGCCCTGACCTGGGCGCGGGACGGCGGCGGGCTGCTGCGGCCGAACTCGCTGGAGGACGCCTTCCTGGAGGCGTCGGCGGCCCGGTCGCGCACCCGGGCCCGGCGCCGCAGGCGCACGGCGGCCGCCATGGCCGCGCTCCTCGCGCTGGCGCTCGCCGCGACCGCCGTCGCCGTCGCCAGGGACCGGGCCGGCGACCGGCGGCGCGACAGGCCGCCGCCCTCCGCATCGCCCAGCTCGCCGCGGCGACCCGGACCACGGACCCGGCCACCGCGATGCTGCTCGCCGTGGCCTCCTGGCGGGTGGCGGCCGGGCCCCAGGCCGGGCCTCAAGCCGGGCCTCAAGCCGGGCCCCAGTCCGGGCCCCAGTCCGGGCCCCAAGCCGTGCCCCAGGCTGTGGCGGCGCTGCACACCGCGCTCGCCCAGCGGGAGCTGCGCGTGTTCAGGCCGCCGGTGCGGGTGA
- a CDS encoding alpha/beta hydrolase has product MPCPPEPPRPPIEAQVERANAGGRVPIVFLPGLWLLPGSWDRWAAVFGEAGFPAVLPTWPADPPPTPSAAGHAGSAPWTVGEVAGHVAGVIGRLERKPVVVGHSFGGLLAQILAGDGLAAATVAIAPAPERGVLPLPISPPRAPARPGGAGRAVPLTYDQFRHSFANAAGEEEARRLHERYAVPAPGAPPPRTAALDPWNDTEVDAAAPARGPLLLISGELDRTAPWPVTRAAYERQARNAHHRTEIAELPGRGHSLIVDGGWREVCGTALTFIQRYVCP; this is encoded by the coding sequence ATGCCCTGCCCGCCGGAGCCGCCGCGCCCCCCGATCGAGGCGCAGGTCGAGCGCGCCAACGCCGGGGGACGCGTCCCGATCGTGTTCCTGCCGGGGCTGTGGCTGCTGCCGGGGAGCTGGGACCGGTGGGCGGCGGTGTTCGGGGAGGCGGGCTTCCCGGCCGTCCTGCCCACCTGGCCCGCCGACCCCCCGCCCACTCCATCGGCGGCGGGGCACGCCGGGTCCGCTCCGTGGACGGTGGGGGAGGTGGCCGGGCACGTCGCCGGCGTGATCGGCCGGCTGGAGCGCAAGCCGGTCGTCGTCGGCCACTCCTTCGGCGGCCTGCTCGCCCAGATCCTCGCCGGGGACGGCCTGGCCGCCGCCACCGTCGCCATCGCCCCGGCCCCTGAACGCGGCGTCCTGCCGCTGCCGATCTCCCCGCCACGAGCCCCCGCCCGGCCGGGCGGCGCCGGCCGGGCCGTCCCGCTCACCTACGACCAGTTCCGCCACTCCTTCGCCAACGCCGCCGGAGAGGAGGAGGCGAGGCGGCTGCACGAGCGGTACGCGGTCCCCGCGCCCGGCGCGCCGCCGCCCCGGACCGCCGCCCTCGACCCGTGGAACGACACCGAGGTGGACGCCGCCGCCCCCGCCCGCGGGCCGCTCCTGCTGATCTCCGGCGAGCTGGACCGGACCGCGCCCTGGCCGGTCACCCGCGCCGCCTACGAGCGCCAGGCCCGCAACGCCCACCACCGCACCGAGATCGCCGAGCTGCCCGGCCGTGGCCACTCGCTCATCGTGGACGGCGGCTGGCGCGAGGTCTGCGGCACCGCCTTGACCTTCATCCAGCGCTACGTCTGCCCGTGA
- a CDS encoding alpha/beta fold hydrolase, translated as MTGSTATPTVVLVHGAFADAASWSGVIAELQQHGVPVVAPPSPLRGLAADAAYVESVARQIEGPVVLVGHSYGGAIITVAGAAPNVTGLVYVAAYVLEQNESLGELQDRFPASPLGAALRQAMYPVEGGEPAVEVTIAPEAFPEVFAADVPAEVTRVLAVAQRPLAAGAFAEPAAVAAWRTKPSWAVVAGADRAINPEVERFGAERAGARTVELDGASHAVAVSRPKEVAAVILEAVRAGA; from the coding sequence ATGACCGGCAGCACCGCCACCCCGACCGTCGTCCTCGTGCACGGCGCGTTCGCCGACGCCGCGAGCTGGTCCGGCGTCATCGCCGAACTGCAGCAGCACGGCGTGCCCGTCGTCGCCCCGCCCAGCCCGCTGCGCGGCCTGGCCGCCGACGCCGCCTACGTCGAGTCGGTCGCCAGGCAGATCGAGGGCCCGGTCGTCCTGGTCGGCCACTCCTACGGCGGCGCGATCATCACCGTGGCCGGCGCGGCCCCGAACGTCACCGGCCTCGTCTACGTCGCCGCCTACGTCCTGGAGCAGAACGAGAGCCTGGGCGAGCTGCAGGACCGCTTCCCGGCCTCGCCGCTGGGGGCCGCCCTGCGGCAGGCGATGTACCCGGTCGAGGGCGGCGAGCCCGCGGTCGAGGTCACGATCGCGCCCGAGGCGTTCCCCGAGGTCTTCGCCGCGGACGTGCCCGCCGAGGTCACCCGGGTCCTGGCGGTGGCGCAGCGCCCGCTCGCGGCGGGCGCCTTCGCCGAGCCGGCGGCCGTCGCGGCCTGGCGGACGAAGCCCTCCTGGGCCGTCGTCGCGGGCGCGGACCGGGCGATCAACCCGGAGGTCGAGCGGTTCGGGGCCGAGCGGGCGGGGGCGCGGACCGTCGAGCTGGACGGCGCCTCGCACGCCGTGGCCGTCTCGCGCCCGAAGGAGGTCGCCGCGGTGATCCTGGAGGCGGTGCGCGCGGGCGCGTGA
- a CDS encoding tetratricopeptide repeat protein, protein MAGSFGTLLRSLRHAAKLTIEELSHASGVSVRAIGDMERGASRGPQRRTVEALADALRLGDEQRTALSEAARAGRPRPDAPVAGACELPRGIGDFTGRTRELLLLEKLALRAPLPDDEDPANPAGSATLVSGAARPGTDDAASAGDDRPDPGGGDRPGVGSGGGAEAAVVVGVCGAAGVGKTALAVQAAARLAPLFPDGRFYLDLRGMDPVPLPPGTALSVLLKALGVPERRIPADEEERAGHYRALLRERRCLIVLDNAAHEAQVRPLLPAEGPGMTIVTSRRPPAGLEGVHQVPLGHLAADESAALLRAIVGDRRASADPDGVAQVARLCGNLPLALRIAGNRLQSRPAWTPGQLAARLGDEGRRVESLSAGDLSVAAAFALSYRQLSPQARRSFRRLALAAAPGFGAPLAAVLAELDLFTAEEALEELVDLGLLQSPYAGRYRVHDLVRLFARARLAEEEPIEAHREARRRMDAWLLEVATVAGRWFEPGYGAPPPGWSSLVELDSRQAAEDWLRLEDEAWLAALRQAARSGEHGRVVEVAEAMHWFSDLWMHWGHWPEVFELSAAAAHALGDPALEAAHLNYLSWARTYCLGRYEEAEATALRALRLAREAGDVRQQGWSLTYATWALWGLEDQESRETALGHARRAAAYLLEAGDAEGYAQAVLSVGNCLRRLGRVEEALEHDLAMVARLSDPGFGGDRGLITQALGAALDGVGDGYLALGRWQEAADHYAEALERLRARPIGRSLAASLIGLGRALARLGQAEEARASFEEAVELYEGAGDEARAAGVRAELAALARPAPTEPAV, encoded by the coding sequence GTGGCCGGGTCGTTCGGCACGTTGCTGCGGAGTCTGCGGCACGCCGCGAAGCTGACGATCGAGGAGCTGTCGCACGCGTCGGGCGTGAGCGTACGGGCCATCGGCGACATGGAGCGCGGCGCGAGCCGCGGGCCGCAGCGGCGCACCGTCGAAGCCCTCGCGGACGCGCTGCGCCTCGGCGACGAGCAACGCACGGCCCTGTCGGAGGCCGCCCGGGCGGGCCGCCCCCGGCCCGACGCGCCCGTGGCGGGGGCGTGCGAGCTGCCCCGCGGCATCGGCGACTTCACCGGCCGGACGCGCGAACTCCTCCTCCTGGAGAAGCTGGCCCTCCGCGCACCCCTCCCGGACGACGAGGACCCAGCCAACCCGGCAGGCAGCGCGACCCTGGTGAGCGGCGCCGCCCGGCCGGGCACCGATGACGCGGCGAGCGCGGGCGACGACCGCCCGGACCCCGGGGGCGGCGACCGTCCAGGAGTCGGGAGCGGCGGCGGAGCTGAGGCCGCGGTGGTGGTGGGGGTGTGCGGGGCGGCCGGGGTCGGGAAGACCGCGCTGGCCGTGCAGGCCGCCGCCCGCCTGGCGCCCCTGTTCCCCGACGGCCGCTTCTACCTGGACCTGCGCGGCATGGACCCGGTCCCGCTCCCGCCCGGGACGGCCCTGTCGGTGCTGCTGAAGGCGCTGGGCGTGCCGGAGCGCCGCATCCCCGCCGACGAGGAGGAGCGCGCCGGCCACTACCGGGCCCTGCTGCGCGAGCGACGCTGCCTGATCGTCCTGGACAACGCGGCGCACGAGGCCCAGGTACGCCCGCTGCTGCCCGCCGAGGGGCCCGGCATGACGATCGTCACCAGCCGCCGCCCGCCGGCCGGGCTGGAGGGGGTGCACCAGGTCCCGCTGGGGCACCTGGCCGCGGACGAGTCCGCCGCGCTGCTGCGCGCCATCGTCGGCGACCGGCGGGCATCGGCCGACCCGGACGGCGTCGCCCAGGTGGCCCGGCTGTGCGGCAACCTGCCGCTGGCCCTGCGCATCGCGGGCAACCGGCTGCAGAGCCGGCCCGCCTGGACCCCCGGCCAGCTCGCGGCCCGGCTCGGCGACGAGGGCCGCCGGGTGGAGTCCCTGTCCGCCGGGGACCTGTCGGTGGCGGCCGCCTTCGCGCTGTCGTACCGGCAGCTCTCCCCGCAGGCGCGGCGCAGCTTCCGCCGCCTGGCGCTGGCCGCCGCGCCCGGGTTCGGGGCCCCGCTGGCGGCGGTCCTCGCGGAGCTGGACCTGTTCACGGCGGAGGAGGCGCTGGAGGAGCTGGTGGACCTGGGTCTGCTGCAGTCCCCGTACGCGGGCCGTTACCGTGTCCACGACCTGGTCCGGCTGTTCGCCCGCGCTCGCCTGGCGGAGGAGGAGCCCATCGAGGCGCACCGGGAGGCGCGGCGGCGGATGGACGCCTGGCTGCTGGAGGTCGCCACGGTCGCCGGGCGCTGGTTCGAGCCGGGCTACGGCGCGCCGCCGCCGGGCTGGAGCTCCCTGGTCGAGCTGGACAGCCGGCAGGCGGCCGAGGACTGGCTGCGGCTGGAGGACGAGGCGTGGCTGGCCGCGCTGCGTCAGGCGGCCCGGTCCGGCGAGCACGGCCGGGTGGTCGAGGTGGCCGAGGCCATGCACTGGTTCTCGGACCTGTGGATGCACTGGGGGCACTGGCCCGAGGTGTTCGAGCTGTCGGCGGCCGCCGCGCACGCCCTGGGCGACCCGGCGCTGGAGGCGGCGCACCTCAACTACCTGTCGTGGGCGCGGACGTACTGCCTGGGCCGCTACGAGGAGGCCGAGGCGACCGCGCTCCGCGCGCTGCGCCTGGCCCGCGAGGCGGGCGACGTGCGGCAGCAGGGCTGGTCGCTCACCTACGCCACCTGGGCGCTGTGGGGGCTGGAGGACCAGGAAAGCCGGGAGACCGCGCTCGGGCACGCCCGGCGGGCGGCGGCGTACCTGCTGGAGGCCGGGGACGCCGAGGGCTACGCCCAGGCCGTGCTCAGCGTCGGCAACTGCCTGCGCCGCCTCGGCCGCGTCGAGGAGGCGCTGGAGCACGACCTGGCCATGGTCGCCCGGCTGAGCGACCCCGGCTTCGGCGGCGACCGCGGCCTCATCACCCAGGCGCTCGGCGCGGCGCTGGACGGCGTGGGCGACGGCTACCTCGCCCTCGGGCGCTGGCAGGAGGCCGCCGACCACTACGCCGAGGCGCTGGAGCGGCTGCGCGCCCGCCCGATCGGGCGCTCGCTCGCCGCTTCGCTGATCGGCCTCGGGCGGGCTCTGGCGCGGCTCGGGCAGGCCGAGGAGGCGCGGGCGTCGTTCGAGGAGGCCGTCGAGCTGTACGAGGGCGCCGGTGACGAGGCGCGGGCCGCAGGGGTCCGCGCCGAACTCGCCGCCCTCGCGCGGCCCGCCCCCACGGAGCCCGCGGTCTGA